In Oreochromis aureus strain Israel breed Guangdong linkage group 6, ZZ_aureus, whole genome shotgun sequence, the genomic window CAGTTGTATAACAGCTGGCTGGCCTCTGCTATAGAGCTGAATTTGCCTGTGTTTTGCATTTATGAGTAAACGCATTATGGAGCCGGTGTTGTGTTCAAGTACAAAAACTGCTATTGTGTGTTCAACCCTTTGttgtaaaacaattaaaaattgCTTTATTTGATGCCACTGTGGTTCAGCTCAAGTAAGAAGTTGGAAAGTGTACAAAGTTGAAGGAGCTTTATTTAGCCTCTCACCTCTGCTCTGTCCGTCCCACCTATTCAAATTCCTCCCTTTTAGAATACATGAAGTGTTTTCTAATGGAGTTTATGTAAACTGGCTGGTGCCATTGTTGCTGAAGTTTTCCTGAGCCTCAGTTAACAAGCATTAGAGCTTTTCTCTTTCCAaacttttgctgtgttttaaatTTCTGAGCCAGTTAAAATATTTCTAGGTAAGATGAAAAAACTATTCAACAGATTTTGATATACCACGAGCGCTATAATAAATGTCAGGCACTGTCGACTAGTGAACCTTAATCTCTAAACGTGTCGGCATATGAATATATCAAATCTGTAGGCAAGAGATAAGAGTTTTGGCCCTTCGAGTTTTCTATTTATAGTCAGGCTTCTGTTGACTAATCATGTCTAGATGTCGGTTTGGAGAACAACAGAGGAAAAACCCTTGCTGAAAATTAGCCAGTCTAAGTCAGCAGACTGGAATTATCCTTGAAATCTAAAAATGTGTTTCCAGCTTAAAAGCTCTGGTGTTAACAGGCTATGCAtttcctcttctctttctcAGGCTTATGAGCGCCGCTTCCCCACTTGTCACCTCATCCCCATGTTTGTGGCGAGTGACATCGTGAATGAGGAGACCAGCGAGGATGGTTCCACCCAGAAGATTGAGCGCCGCTGTGCCCTGGATGTGGATGCCCCACGCCTTCTCAAAAGGGTTTGTTGTACTTTTAGATTTCCAGCAATTGAGTATCATAAATATAGCTTTAATGCTTTTCTAATGACGTTTAATATTGTTTTGAGAACAATACATTTCAGTACTCGCCTTTTACAGAATGTATTAGCTAATAAAAGTGTTAATTTTTGCAAAGGTAGTTTAtctgtaattttattttcagtgtctgTGTTTCATGCCAGTTGCATTTATAACACAAGTTCTATTGCGGTTTACAGATTGCAGGCGTAGACTATGTCTACTTCATCCAGAAAAACACGCTGAACCGAAAGGAGAGGACTCTGCACATTGAGTCCCATAATGAGACCTTCTCCAACAGGGTTGTCGTCCACGAGACATGCTGCTATTCGGTATGTAGCATACTACCAGCAATAGACATttcaagcaaaaaacaaactgttaaaaATCCTCACTAATTTTAATGAAAGTCATTTCTCACGCACCTCTAAACTGTTTCGGtgcagctgctgtttttagCTCTTTAAGTAGAATCCACTCCGCTGGTTTTGCTCTACACCTAGCATGCTGACTTCTGGCATAGAAACTCAACCCTTTCACTGAAACTGCTGGAAAAATGCTCAACAAGGGCTTTCATCACCAGTAATGATCCTTACCACAAACTCCGAGTAGTTCAGAAAACAGACGTTTGAGGTTTGTACAGGTGATCAATATGGGACTTCCAGAGAGTGATCTACAAATGACTGCAAGGTTTCTTTAATCCACCTGTACCAGAACCTTGTGTCCACTTATTTTGTTGGTCTTGTACAGCCAAGGTACATTACAACCAATTTACATTCCCAGTTCCTGGTTTGAAGTAACATATTCGTTTTAAGGCGGGAGAAGTGTGTATAAATTATAGAAAGCAGGCTGTAACATGAAAGTGTGTATTCCTGAGGCAGGTTTTACAGAGGCAAACTAAAACCCAGATCCTGGCAGTGTGACACGCTCAACCCGTTTGGCTATTTAGGCTGACTTGTGCATACAGACAAATGAGCAAACACTGACATGTTCTGTAACGCTGTTGTTCACCTGCTGCATGGCAAGCTGCCACCAGCGCAGCCATGTTGATGTTTGTGCCTCCTTTAATCTCTTCCCTGCATCCATGTTTGGACTACCACTGAGCCGGCTTCTGTTTATCTCGGCCCATCTTTCCTTGTGAATTATTTAGTCGTCTGCATTCTGCTTGGTCACTCACAAAATACTGAAATGAAACCAGCATGTCTTCACATTCTTTCTGCACTATGCATTCAAAACTGTGACTCCAGATGAACTTATTTATGAATCCATGTGTGCTGAGTTAATGAGGTCAAGCACATTGTGTTAGCCTCCAACCAACTGGAGTGCTAATTTTAGGTCTAAGGCCAAACAGAGGCTTATACTGTGTACTTTAACATGCTGTGATAACAGTAACCAGGATGGACAGTGCTGTTAGACTGAGCTAATGGACCGGGCTAAAGATGAAATATTTTGGTAGTCAAGGGTGAACAAGTTACCATCATTATGGCTTTAGAAGTGTGTACCTCTTCATTTACTGATATTGTAGCTTGaatcaaaatgacatttttgttaaaatacatttaagaaTGATTTTTGTCATAAGCGTCATCCTCACATATCCTTCTAGAACCATCATAGATCTAAAATATGTGCAGTGTACAGTGCTATATACTGGCCAGCCAGTCCTTACTACTGCAGTTTGGCctgaaaacaacactttaaGGATTGTGCATAAAAGTCTAACGGACAAATATGAAATTATTCAAGTCACTGAATTTGGTGAGTTTGTTTATGCAGGTTTTATGTCCCTGACCCACAGAAACTAATGTTGAGTTTCCCTCCCATTCATTTTAATAACTTCAAAAAGCCAtaacttaaaaaagaaataaattccAGCTACCGAGCATGATTGTAGAATGACTTTTGCTATTGCCAAAGATGACCTTCACACAGCACTGAGGGAAATGTGTGTATTTCATGACATGGCTTCATGACTGTTCATGTGTGAAATACTGGCTAATTTTAACATGGACAGACTGACACACAGACTCCCACTCACAGTGCTCagtgtgaaaattgctttcTTTGTGTGTCATCATGTAATGAAGCTGGGTGTATGGTTACCATAGTAACATGGTTATGCGGTTCTGTGTTGTTTACAGCTTTaatataaagtgtgtgtgtgtgtatgtccagGTCCACCCGGAGAATGAAGACTGGACGTGTTTTGAGCAAACCGCCAGTCTGGACATTAAGTCCTTCTTCGGCTTTGAGAGCACCGTGGAAAAGATTGCTATGAAGCAGTATGCCAGCAGTATCAaaaaggtgtgtttgtgtgtgcttatTGTTTCATCCTGTCATTTATGTGTGAATGTACCGATGCACAGTAACATTAAACAACATGACGACTGCTTTATAAATTATTCAGAGATCAATCTGTCCTACGAGGTTAGATGTTTCTGGAACATGACTCAGTCCATCTCACACTGTAACTGCATAAATAAGCTTGTGTAATCTGTTAGACTGGACAGGGCTCTTCTGTTGTGGACCCAGTGAGTCATCCACCTTCATTAATGAACAATGTTGAATACagtccttttattttttccttctgttttcatTAACTGATGCTTCAGCTTGAAATGACACTTGATTTGGAAAATGCTAAACGCTACAGGGCCTTTCTTGgttgaataaaaacacatgtagaTCATGTTTTTCGGTATTCTCacacttgtttttcttccttctaACAGGGAAAAGAAATCATAGAATACTACCTAAAGGAGCTAGATGATGACGGGATCACTCATGTGCCCCGCTGGAGTCCCTCCTCTCATTCCCTGCCTCTCTCCAGCCCTACCAGCCTCTCAACGAACCAACCTGAGCTTGGAATCGTGCCCGCCGATTCAGTCCCACTGTCTGCAGATGCCAAGGATGGAACCTCACAGGATGCAAAGCAGGACAGCAACATGCTTCAGAACGACAGCCTTGCAGAGATTCTGGCGGGGACACCGGAAGGTCTGTACCTGAAGATTCAGAAAATGGATCCTAGAAGCTTATTTTATAATTGTGTATATAATTATATTCTGCAAAAAATGGCTGAAATTGAAATCATTTTGTGTAACTGAACTTGGAGGGACATTTTATTTGGTTTAAACTGCTGCCACAACAGTTTGTCATCTGCAAGCATCGTTGGGAAAAAAACAGTTAGACAACTTTGGTGAATAATTTAAATAACTGAGGAAAAGTAGTTGCTCAAGAATGGGGATGAGTGTGAGAATGGAATTCAGCATCTTGAAAAGTTGTTTACAGTTATGAATGTAAtttctgaaaaacacatttcttattGTGAATCGTGACATCCAATTACATATCTATTGACAGCTAGGGCAAGGCCTGGTTTACAGAATCTAAGAAATTTAATTAGAATTTGTGATTTATGGGTGTTATATTTCAGTAAAAGTTTACTACACATTAATTCACTATCCAGCAGTCTAACTTTTTGTGTTTCTATGTTGCAGACAAGCTGGATGCAGACTATATCAAACGTTACCTGGGTGACCTGACACCCCTGCAGGAGAGTTGTCTGATCAGACTACGCAAGTGGCTTCAGGAGACACACAAGGGAAAGGTACTGCACTGTTTCTAAAAAggaataataacaaaatatgaCTGGATACATTATTAATACTTTTTGATACATTTGAGTTAGTTATTGCTAAAAGTAATATTTAGCACTACTACTCTATTTTAACTAGGCTACTGATAATGTTGTATTTTACATTACCTGTTTACAAATTAGCTTTATAATGTCTTCTCCCTCTGTCCAGATCCCTAAAGATGAGCACATCCTTCGTTTCTTGCGGGCCAGAGATTTCAACATGGATAAAGCACGGGAGATCTTGTGCCAGTCTCTGACCTGGAGGAAGCAGCACCAGGTGGACTACCTGCTGGAAACCTGGAGCTCTCCACAGGTTCTTCAGGACTACTACACCGGCGGCTGGCACCACCACGACAAAGGTGGGTTGGTATTTACAGCCACACCTAAAGATAGTTTTATTAGGCATGCTGAAATCTTGCATGTGCATCagtatggaaacacacacaatcTTATGACTTGTGTAGGTTATGTCAGAGCTAAACTTGCACTGTTCCGTAGAGGAGACTCCACTTACACAATCATGCAGTCGTGTTTGCAGTTTTTCAACCTAATGTTTTTGAATGTTCTTAAGTGACTTTACAGTGTAAACAGATCTCAACCATTCTTAGCAACCCGCAGCTCTCAGCCAagtgtgtaaaataaaaatgatccaGCTTGTTGGTGCTACTTGGTTACCCAAATAGTACACGCACACTCACAGTGACAGTCTTCTTTGGAGTAGATGCCTTGGATTCCTTATTTGGGAAAAGAATGAACGTATAAGTCAAACAAAGCTTTTATGTTGCCACATCAGAGCCAATTTAatcttctcatttaaaatttttccACAAGTATTAGCCTTGAATCAACAGGGACAAAACATGAAAGCATTCCTCAGTGTACACAATAACTTGTCTTATGTAACAAGAGCAGATGGCCAGCAATGCAGACCTTTCCACTTAGCTTGTAGTCTTTGTGGAATGTAAATCATGTGATATATCATGTaaacatttgtttaatttgtaatttttcAGACGGCCGTCCTTTGTACATCCTAAGGCTCGGCCAGATGGACACCAAAGGACTGGTGCGCGCTCTCGGGGAGGAGTCTCTGCTCAGACATGTATGTAACACACACTGTAATGCAGTAGTGCAGGTTGATGAGTTTATAGGTCAGACAGGGTTTCTGCCGCAATATTTGTTAACTCCTGCTGCTTTGACCTGCACGGGAGAATTTGATGACCCACTCAATTAATTTACCCATGTTCTCAACCTGATGCTTTGTTCTATTAGTTGCATTTCTACACACACGGTTGGtgcaagagagagaaaaagtgggcAATTTAGTCCAGGCAGGCCGCTGGGTTTGTAATACACGGGTGGAAGCCCTGGGTCAGGTCGGTTTTGGATTACAGGGTTAGGGAATTAATGTCCGGTGGCATTTCCTGACAGGTAAATTAACACCAGGCTATATACAGAACACAGGCTGTGTAAATGGTGCTCATTTATAATGCTGCAGTCACTGTGGAGTGGAGTCTGGTAGCCAAGTGTGTCAAATGTACAATTCATGTCACTGCAGGTGCTTTCTATCAATGAGGAGGGTCTGAGACGCTGTGAGGAGAACACAAAGGTGTTTGGTCGGCCAATCAGGTAAACCTTTAGAACCTGTCAATATGTtagatctttaaaaaaatcttggaCCTCTGTTATTCATCATATATGTAAACCAATATATCTCTCCCTCTCAAAGGTGATACTATGTTATATTCCACTGGTACTTGCTTTAAATCTACAGACTGCCTTTGAGTTTAGTTGAAGAAAAGAGTAAAATGGAAATGCATCACATATTCAAACAGGCCTTTGACTGGATGCAAGATTCACAAGTTGTTCCTTGTGGAACAACTCAAGAAAACTGAAgataaagatatatatataagttGTTCCTATGTGGAACAACTCAAGAAAATATGAAGATaaagatatagatatatatatatatatatatatatatatatatatatatatatatatatatatatatatatatataatatatatatatatatatatatatatatatatatatatatatacgggcggttatatatatattatataagaTATTgggtatatatagatatatatagatatatatatatatatatatatatgtgtatatatatgtgtactaTATACAGAAACAAATCAGTTTTTCTTCTATTACTCATAACACCGTTGTACAATTTCCTGTTTTGTCTGTGCTTGCTTATTGTGatttatataaatatgaaacatcTATTTGTTAAACTGTTCTGTGCTTCATCACAAGTGATACTTTTCTCGCTTGTTGTTACATCATACAAGAGTTTGATAGTCCTCCATAACAAACAAGGGAGTAGCACTGTGTGACGTTGACTTAAAAGGCTCCATTTCAAAAACTGTTATCTCTGCTCTCTGGTTACTTTTAAACACAGTACTTGGTCTCATATCACACGACAGTATGACAGAGGCTGCACCTTTTATTCACACTGACCTTAGAAAAACTGGTCTCAGTTATTTTGCTGCTTTAGAAAAGTAATGTACTAccgaaaaataatttattagaaCATTTTAAAAGGTAACATTTACATGTCATCACCCTCAATTTAATTctgaaaattattatttttttgtattatttctgTGTTGTtaagatggattttttttttcttttgtttttacttacATGTATCTAatacctgtttaaaaaaaaagtagtaatTTTTGCTAATCAGTTATTTGTTGCATATGAAGGAACCATTTCAGCATACTTTATTTCCAGCTTCTGGAGTTTCAGAACTTGCAGgtttacatgttttgttttgtttttttgttgtttttggggtttttttgtttttttgctgtttttatacATTGTGTCAGTCTAAATGAATTtagatgtttggtttttttaaagaagcctCCATAGCGGTTGAGAGTATGAAGACAGAATTCACCATACTGTCTGTGATCTAGACAGTTAATATGAACTAATGTCACAGTGTCAGTGttgacaaagaaaaataatcagCATCAGTGGCAGCTCTAGTCCAGTGCTAGTGTAAAACTGCTTTGAATGTGGTCGTAGATGAATATAAATGCAGGTTAAAAGCAGCTTAAAAACCTGCAAGCCGTTTTTGATTCGGTTCAGCAGTCAGAACTGggcacaggtacacacacaaatacacactatGAGTGAGTCCAGCGCAGAATTTATCTCCCCCAAAATGGAAAGTGCACATGAGGCTCGCCTTTCAGGGGACTCATTCAGATGGCAACTGACAGAGTGAGAGGGAGGGAACAGAGATGGTATCTGTCATCTGTCAGCTCTCTGAAGCAGcagcaagaggaggagatgGCTGGGATAAGAGCTGCGCAGGAAGGCATGTGAACTATGAGAGGCTGTCACGTCACAGCACTCTGCCAGGACAGATAGAAGGAAAGGAAGAATGTCCTGCAAGGGTTGGAGGGATCCAGAATTAGCAAGCATTGCCTTCACCACTTAAGCTTCACTTCAGAGTGACAAGTGCTAAGTGGCCAAAAAGAGGCTGTAGCCCAGTTATGGGTTTGTGGCATGTCCTTATACACACGTATCACTAATCCTCTCACTTCCTCTTCTCTAGCTGTTGGACATGTCTAGTAGATCTGGAGGGGCTGAACATGCGTCACCTATGGCGACCAGGAGTCAAGGCGCTGCTGAGGATCATCGAGGTCGTGGAGGCTAACTACCCTGAGACTCTAGGACGGCTGCTTATATTGAGAGCTCCAAGAGTCTTCCCAGTCCTTTGGACACTGGTGAGACCCAGGATAAGAGACTCAGCCCCTGTGGGGTCATCCTGTTACAGGACCAGATTATGCACACAGTGaattttcagtctgtttcaTACCCTTATTTTGATACATGCAGAAGTTGCCAGTATTCACAAATGTGTAGTATTTGCTAAGCAGTGGCAACAGCAGCATTATTGGCCCCAAATGGAAATAAGAGCTTTTGAGTCCCGGAAGTTCTGCCAGGTTGTAGTTAAGGTGACAAGATCACAGCAAACAGAGTATGGTTGTATCTGATAATGTTACAGGTTTGGCATGTGAAGGATCGCTTTACTCTGGCAAAAATGAAGAGCTGTCTCTAAGAATCACCTTCCAGCTGTTCGACCTGTATTTTCTTTATTGGTTTTCCATCATATTGTGACAAAACGTGTCTAGTTGTGAATTTGAATTGGCAGGATTCACAGTTTTCCCTGTTACACATTGCGTAGGCGGCAGAAGATAGGTTACAGGTTAGCCTGCGCTTGATGCACGATGATAACTTTCCTgctttctttacagtctttggaAAAGAGCCAGGCTTTGTCCTGCAGTGttgactttgaaaaagtaaaggCTTTTTAAATGTAGAGCACTGACTCAATATGTAGAATGAGGGACAAGGGATAAAAATGCTGTGCAGTCACACATAAAATAGGACACCTGGTCACCTAGCTCTGCTGCCTCTTGACTGCTCATGCAAAAAGCACGTCACAAAAGactttagtttgttttataGTGTTTACCTTCCTGACTTTAGGGTCACACATAATTAAGTCAATGTATTTTAAACATGGGTTTGACTGGTTATTTAAAGGTAGAATTGTTGCATATTATTGCATTATTACATTATTTGCTTAAATATATTAACCGAGAAACTGATTAAACAACTTCCTTGTTTTAGTATTTATAAGTTTTAGGGTGGGAAAGGAATGTGGATTGTTATCAAACACAAGTTTCATATGCTGCACCAGCATTTCCTCATGTTACTGCAGTCAGGTCATGCATTTGATATCTGCCTTCTCCCTCAGGTGAGCCCATTTATTGATGAAAACACCCGCAAGAAGTTCCTGATCTATGCAGGCAATGACTATCAGGGTGCTGGAGGTCTCGTGGACTACATAGACAAGGAGATCATTCCTGATTTCCTGGGAGGAGAGTGCATGGTGAGTGTCACTGTAAGATTTAAACTCTGAGAGTAAAATCTGATCCTAGGACATGACACCACCCACATCGAGATTTCCTTTACTGACCCAGTGTACACGTGTGCTTTTTCCTTTGCAGTGTGAGGTACCGGAGGGTGGCCTGGTTCCCAAGTCCATGTACCGCACAGCTGAGGAGGTCGAGAACGAGGACATCCGTCTGTGGACTGAGATGATCTATCAAAGCGCCAGCATCTTCAAAGGAGCTCCACATGAGGTGAGGCTGAATG contains:
- the si:dkey-237i9.1 gene encoding SEC14-like protein 1; the protein is MVQKYQSPVRVYKHPFELVMTAYERRFPTCHLIPMFVASDIVNEETSEDGSTQKIERRCALDVDAPRLLKRIAGVDYVYFIQKNTLNRKERTLHIESHNETFSNRVVVHETCCYSVHPENEDWTCFEQTASLDIKSFFGFESTVEKIAMKQYASSIKKGKEIIEYYLKELDDDGITHVPRWSPSSHSLPLSSPTSLSTNQPELGIVPADSVPLSADAKDGTSQDAKQDSNMLQNDSLAEILAGTPEDKLDADYIKRYLGDLTPLQESCLIRLRKWLQETHKGKIPKDEHILRFLRARDFNMDKAREILCQSLTWRKQHQVDYLLETWSSPQVLQDYYTGGWHHHDKDGRPLYILRLGQMDTKGLVRALGEESLLRHVLSINEEGLRRCEENTKVFGRPISCWTCLVDLEGLNMRHLWRPGVKALLRIIEVVEANYPETLGRLLILRAPRVFPVLWTLVSPFIDENTRKKFLIYAGNDYQGAGGLVDYIDKEIIPDFLGGECMCEVPEGGLVPKSMYRTAEEVENEDIRLWTEMIYQSASIFKGAPHEIVIEIIDASSVITWDFDVCKGDIVFNIYHSKRAPQVPRKDTLGAHGITSPGGNNVQLIDKSWTLGQDYSMVESPLTCKEGESVQGSHITRWPGFYILQWKFHNMAACSATNLPRVDDVLATLQVSSHKCKVMYYTEVLGSEDFRGSMTSLESSHSGFSQLSAATTNSNQSQSSSMISR